One stretch of Arachis duranensis cultivar V14167 chromosome 1, aradu.V14167.gnm2.J7QH, whole genome shotgun sequence DNA includes these proteins:
- the LOC107468472 gene encoding zinc finger protein ZAT9-like — MEEEDHHHQEQELMRHVCKFCNKSFPSGRSLGGHMRSHVTNNTHEAEEKEKLSSSEAGTITNNSSGYGLRENPKKTWRIIADSSTNSEDNNNNNNNSSSFSSLLMCDKLCKECGKGFSSWKALFGHMKRHSHSSSASASDQDSCWTTKKLLVMDSQSDNEATTAAPPRRRTRSKRKTTRRYNIASASTTSFAAKTSCSVYSEAEVEVEIEQEQEEVAMSLMMLSRDVGNWWSARDGGVHSLVESSSVVRTRIQDKKMMKINACSEVGRVGSSAELLDLDLEDDGFEHGKKYSSIKEKISDCSNSNSANKRGKFECTTCKRIFHSYQALGGHRASHKKIKGCFGSNNDNSIQIEIEIETELSPNNKIESLQNEELGFDDYDDDDDDEAEEEDNKTAKKVNKVHECPICLKVFASGQALGGHKRSHTAKIEEQEEEQVQEIRVRDLLDLNVPAAAATTTEEDETNNSFNVDSNNNKRHWWEEAPLLGLISLN; from the coding sequence atggaagaagaagatcatcatcatcaagaacaagAACTGATGAGGCACGTGTGCAAGTTCTGCAACAAGAGCTTCCCTAGTGGAAGATCCTTAGGGGGTCACATGAGGTCTCACGTGACCAACAACACCCATGAAGCCGAAGAGAAAGAGAAGCTTTCATCATCTGAAGCTGGAACAATCACTAACAACAGCAGTGGCTATGGTTTGAGGGAGAATCCCAAGAAGACATGGAGGATCATTGCGGATTCATCAACTAATAGTgaagacaacaacaacaacaacaacaattcttcttctttttcttctttgttgatGTGTGACAAGCTTTGCAAAGAGTGTGGAAAAGGGTTCAGTTCTTGGAAGGCCTTGTTTGGCCACATGAAACGCCATTCCCACTCGTCTTCTGCTTCTGCCTCTGATCAAGATTCTTGTTGGACAACGAAGAAGCTTCTTGTAATGGATTCACAATCTGATAATGAAGCCACTACTGCTGCTCCTCCAAGAAGGAGAACAAGGTCAAAGAGGAAAACAACAAGAAGGTATAACATTGCTTCTGCTTCGACGACTAGTTTCGCTGCGAAAACTTCTTGTTCTGTTTACTCTGAGGCTGAGGTTGAGGTTGAGATTGAGCAGGAGCAAGAGGAGGTTGCTATGAGCTTGATGATGCTTAGTAGAGATGTTGGTAATTGGTGGAGTGCTCGTGATGGTGGTGTTCATTCTCTTGTTGAGTCTTCTTCGGTTGTTAGGACTAGAATTCAGGacaagaagatgatgaagatcaATGCTTGTTCTGAGGTTGGAAGAGTAGGAAGCAGCGCAGAActtttggatttggatttggAGGATGATGGATTTGAACATGGCAAGAAGTACAGTTCAATCAAGGAGAAGATTTCGGATTGTTCGAATTCGAATTCGGCTAATAAGAGGGGAAAGTTTGAGTGTACTACTTGCAAGAGGATCTTCCATTCTTATCAAGCACTTGGAGGGCATAGAGCAAGTCACAAGAAGATTAAGGGATGCTTTGGTTCAAACAATGATAACAGCATTCAGATTGAGATTGAGATTGAGACTGAACTCTCTCCTAACAACAAAATTGAGAGTTTACAGAATGAAGAACTTGGTtttgatgattatgatgatgatgatgatgatgaggctgaagaagaagataacaaGACAGCAAAGAAGGTAAACAAAGTTCATGAGTGTCCAATTTGCCTGAAAGTTTTTGCTTCTGGACAAGCATTGGGTGGACACAAGAGATCTCACACTGCCAAAATTGAGGAACAGGAAGAAGAACAAGTTcaagaaattagggttagggatTTGCTGGATCTGAATGTTCCAGCAGCAGCGGCTACTACTACTGAAGAGGATGAAACTAACAACAGTTTCAATGTTGATTCTAATAATAACAAGAGACATTGGTGGGAAGAGGCACCACTGCTAGGACTTATCTCTCTTAACTAA